CCGGGTTGCCCTCCAGCAGGTCGTGCACGGTCATCGCCATGCCGGGGACGCAGAAGCCGCACTGGACGGCGCCGCAGCGCGCGAGCGCCCGCTGCACGTCCGACGGCTGCCCGTCCTCGGCCAGGCCCTCGACGGTACGGACCTCACTGCCCGCGGCGGTCACGGCGGGGACGAGACAGGACGCCACCAGTCGCCCGTCGACCTGGACGTTGCAGGCGCCGCACTCGCCCTGCGAGCAGCCGTCCTTGGCGCCCGCGAGTCCCAGCCGCTCGCGCAGCACGTACAGCAGGGACTCACCGATCCAGGCGTCGCCGACGGGGCGGTCGGTGCCGTTGACACGCAGCACGTAGGAGGCGAGGGGGTGTTCCTCCTGGGGTGCCGCGGGGGGTGCGTCGTGAGGGGCTGCCGCGGACGGGGTGGTCGCGGCGGTGGCCGGGCCCTGGTCCGGGGCCGGGTCCTCGGCCGGGGTCTCGCCGTCCGCGGTGTCCGGGCCGGTGTCGGTGTCCGCGTCCGGGAGGGGCCCGGCGGCGGGCTCGGAGGGGCCGTCGGCGGCCTCCGGAGCCCCTGGAGCGTCCTCGGACGACTCGGAGGGCGCACCGGCCTCACCGGGGCCGGGAGCGGCCTGTGAGGCGTCCTGGGCGTCCCGCGGAGGCGCGGCGGATTCGGGGTGCGCCTCGAGCACGGGCTCTCCGGGGAACCCGTCACGGGCATCGCCGTACGGCTGCCGCCCCGGCGCGTGACCGGCGGCGGACCCCTCGGGCCCGTGCTCGGCGAAGTCCGGCTGCTCGAGCCCCTGCTCGGCGAAGTCGGACGGCTCGGCGCGGTGGTCGGCGAAACGGGACGGGTCCCCCGCGGGACCCGCCACCCCGGCCTCCCCCGGCGCATACGCGGCGCCCGGCGGCTGCGGCGCGTGGCCGGCGCCCGGCGACTGCGGCACGTGGCCGTCGCCCGGCGACTGCGGCGCGTGGCCGGCGTTTCCGGAGGTCTCGGGCCCGTGGCCGAACTCCCCGGTCCGGTGCGGGGAGGTCTCCGGCCCGTGGCCGAACTGCCCGGCCCGGTGCGCGGGTCCGTGGCCGGTGTCCTCGTGCGCGCCCGGGGCGTGCGCGTCCTGCGGGTGGCGCCCGGGTCCGGCCTCCGGGCCCGCCTCCTGCGGCAGCGGCCCGGCGGCCTGCTGCCCCGGCGCGTATCCGGAGTCCGGGGCGTACCCCGTGGCGGAGGCGGCGTCGCCCTGCTCGGGACCGTGGTCCTGGGGGAAGCCCGGGCGGGCCTCCCCCTGCGCCGCCGCGTTCTGCGGGTCCTGCCCCCATGGCCGGCCCGTGGCCTGCGTCGCCCAGGGCGCGGGCGCGCCGCCGGGCAGCGTGGCCGGCGGGGTGCCGCCCCACTGCTCGACCAGTGAGGACGTGGTGAACTCGCCCGACTCGTCCGGAAGGTCGCCCCCGGCGACGGGGATGGACCACTGCCCGGTCACATCTTGGCCGGGCGCGCCTTCGGCGGCCGCCGCGGTCTCCTCGAAGGTCCACTGCCCGGTCGCCCCGGGGCTGTACGTGAACCGGTCGTCGCCGCCGGGCGGCCGTGCCGTCGCGTCGGGACCGTAAGGCGTGCCGGGTTCGTACGGCGCCTCGGTGCCGCCGTAGGACTGCTCGGGCACGTCGTGGCCCTGCTGGTGGTGCGTGCCGTGCTCGTGGCCGTGCTGCCGGTGCCCGGCGTTCGGGTCGTGCCACTGTGCCCCGTCGACGGGCGCGCCCGGCACCGGCCACGCGCCCGTGGCGGCCGGGTCGGTGCCGGCGGTCATCGCGGGGT
The Streptomyces tuirus genome window above contains:
- a CDS encoding 2Fe-2S iron-sulfur cluster-binding protein; this encodes MSDDQHGEGTPRGGSRWDPLPQGEYDDGATAFVELPEGGVDALLAADSPLAAPGHGYVPPQIAVNPAMTAGTDPAATGAWPVPGAPVDGAQWHDPNAGHRQHGHEHGTHHQQGHDVPEQSYGGTEAPYEPGTPYGPDATARPPGGDDRFTYSPGATGQWTFEETAAAAEGAPGQDVTGQWSIPVAGGDLPDESGEFTTSSLVEQWGGTPPATLPGGAPAPWATQATGRPWGQDPQNAAAQGEARPGFPQDHGPEQGDAASATGYAPDSGYAPGQQAAGPLPQEAGPEAGPGRHPQDAHAPGAHEDTGHGPAHRAGQFGHGPETSPHRTGEFGHGPETSGNAGHAPQSPGDGHVPQSPGAGHAPQPPGAAYAPGEAGVAGPAGDPSRFADHRAEPSDFAEQGLEQPDFAEHGPEGSAAGHAPGRQPYGDARDGFPGEPVLEAHPESAAPPRDAQDASQAAPGPGEAGAPSESSEDAPGAPEAADGPSEPAAGPLPDADTDTGPDTADGETPAEDPAPDQGPATAATTPSAAAPHDAPPAAPQEEHPLASYVLRVNGTDRPVGDAWIGESLLYVLRERLGLAGAKDGCSQGECGACNVQVDGRLVASCLVPAVTAAGSEVRTVEGLAEDGQPSDVQRALARCGAVQCGFCVPGMAMTVHDLLEGNPAPSELETRQALCGNLCRCSGYRGVVDAVKDVVAEREAHSAPADGDSDEPRIPNQAGPGAGGVNASAFGAPPEPHTPQPHSPEAHDQPYGRDGGPA